GACACCGGCTGCGACGGCATCGAGCTCAACTTCGGCTGTCCGCACGGCATGTGCGAGCGCGGCATGGGCTCGGCCGTGGGCGCGGAGCCCGAGGTGCTGAAGGTGGTGGCCGGCTGGGCGCTGGAGTACGCGCACCTGCCGGTGCTCATCAAGCTCTCCCCCAACGTGACCGACATCCTGGAGCCCGCCGTGGCGGCCGTGGGCACCGGCGTGCACGGACTCTCGCTCATCAACACGCTCAAGGGCCTGATGGGCGTAGACCTCGACCGCTTCGTCCCCACCCCCGTGGTGGGTGGTCGTTCCACGGACGGGGGCTACTGCGGCCCGGCGGTGAAGCCCATCGCGCAGTTCATGGTGGCTTCGCTGGCGCGGGACCCGCGCATCACGCTGCCGATCTCCGGCATCGGCGGCATCGCCACGTGGCGGGACGCGGCCGAGTTCATCGCGCTGGGCGCCACCTCGGTGCAGGTGTGCACCGCGGTGATGCACTACGGCTATCGCATCGTCGAGGACATGGCCGACGGGCTGAACACCTACCTGGACTCCAAGGGCATGAAGTCGGTGTCGGAGTTGCGCGGCAAGGCCATCCCCGCGTTCGGGGAATGGGGCGACCTGGACCTCAACTACAAGGTCGTGGCCGAGGTGAACGCGGAAGCCTGCATCGGCTGCAAGCTGTGCATGGTGGCCTGCCGCGACTCGGCCGTGAGCTGCATCCACCACTCCGACGAGACCCCGGCGCCCGACCACCTCGCGCCCACGCGCCCGGCTGCCGTGGCTGCCGCGAAGCGGAAGAACAATCACGTGGTGTGGGTGGACGAGACCGAGTGCATCGGGTGCAACCTGTGCGCGCACGTCTGTCCCGTCCCCGGCTGCATCACCATGAAGGACGTCACCGGGGGCGCGCCGGTGGAGTCGTGGAACGACCGGCTTGCCCGGGGCACCGCGCATGTCCCCGGAGGGCTTCAGGACCTCGCGGGCGGTGGCGGGAAGTAGCCGGCCCCCGAGCCCGGTGGCTCGCGGCAAGTCGTGGTGCCGGGAGCAGGGGTCGAACCTGCACGGCCTTTCGGCCAGCGGATTTTAAGTCCGCAGCGTCTGCCATTTCGCCATCCCGGCACGCGGCCATTGTAGCGGAAACGGGGCGGCCGCGTGGCCGCCCCGTTTCTCCTGCGATCCAATCCGAGGAGATTTCCGGGCCCTACTCGAACACTCTCTCCAGCGCCTCCCGGAAGTGCCCCCGCGTCCCCCGAATCCACGCTTCCAGCGCCGCACACTCCACCGCCGCGACCCGCAACTCCGCAGCAGCAGCCGTGCGCACGTGTTCGGGCAACCCACGGGACGTGCCGGGCCCCGCGGAAGCAGCCCCCGCCGCGCCGATAACGCCGTGCGCCGCCGTCTCCCGATACGCCTCCCGGAACGGCGTCCCCGCCAGCGCCCGCTCTGACGCTTCGCGCGCCGCGTCCAGGTCCGGCGTCAGCGCTGCGCGCAGACGCTCCTCCACCGGCTCAACATGTGCCGGCAGCAGCGCGGCCATCTCAAGAACTTCAAGTGCCTCGCCCAGCCCGCGCAACAGTGGCTCCTTGAGCAGCTGGTAGTCCCGGTGATAGTTCGACGGCAGCTTGGCCGCCACCCACGCGTGCTCCTCCTGCCGGGCACGCAGGCGCGCGGCGCGGGCCCTCAGCAACTCCACCACGTCGGGATTCTGTTTCTGCGGCATGATCGAGGAGCCGGTCTGGAACGCGGGGTCCAGCCGCAGGTAGCCGAACTCGCGCGTGAGGTAGAGCGAGGCGTCACAGGCGAACTTCTCCACCGACGCCCCCACGACCGCGATCTCGTGCAGCAGGCGCCCCTCCAGCCTTGCCCGCGAGTGGATCACGTCCACCACGGACCGCTGCGGTGCATCGAAGCCCAGGGCATGGGACACAAAGGCCCGGTCGGTGGCGACCGGCGAACCGAACCCGGCGGCCGCCCCCAGCGGGCAGCGGTTGAGTTCCGAGTACAGGTGCCGCAGCGCGCGCATGGACTCCAGCGCCGCTTCGACCCACGCCTGCGCCCACAGCGCCCAGGAGCTGGGCATGGCCGCCTGCAGGTGCGTGTGACCGGGCAGCGGCAGGCCCGCGTGCCGCTCCGCGAACTCCAGCTGCGCGCGCGCGTACTCCCCCAGGCTCCCGCAGAGCTCCAGCGCCGCATCCCGCATCCACAACCGCAGCGCCAGCACCACCTGGTCGTTGCGCGAACGCCCCAGGTGAATCTTGCCGCCCAGCGGGCCCAGCTTCTCCGTCAGCCGGTTCTCGATGGCGGTGTGGCAGTCCTCGTCGGAGTCGGCCACGGTGAACTGCCCCGCCGCGTGCGCGTCGCGCATCGCGCGAAGCTCGCGCACCAGCGAGGCCGCTTCGGACCCGGCAAGCGCGCCGATCGAGGCCAGCATCTTCGCGTGCGCGGCGCTGCCGGCCAGGTCCCACGGCAGGAGCACGCGGTCCATGGCCACGTCCTCACCCACGGTGAACGCGCGGACCCGCGGGTCCATCGCCACGCCCTTGTCCCACAGGTTCACTGCCACGACGGGTGCTCCTTCCGCGCGGCCGCGAAGTAGCGGCGCGCCAGTCCCGCGTAGACCTGCGCGCCGCGCTGCAGCTCGGCTCCGGTCACGAACTCATCGGCCCGGTGCGAGCGCGACGTCTCGCCGGGGCCGATCTTCACCGTGGGCACATCCCCGAGGTGCACCCAGTCGCTGGTGGTGCGCGAGCCCTCCGCGGGGCAGCCGGTGGCCTCGACCGCCGCGCGAGCCACGGCCGACGCGGGCGGGGTCTCCATGGCGCGCAGCCGCGCGCTGTGCACGGTGATCTCGCTCTGAAGTCCCTCGCCGATGCGCGCCGCCAGGGCGCGCGGGTCGGTGCCGGGGTTGGTGCGCACGTCCACCCAGAAGTCGCAGCTGTCCGGCACCGCGTTGCGGGCATGGCCGCCCGAGATCATGGTCACCTGCACCGTGACCGGGCCCAGCATCGGGTGCGGCGTGCCCAGCACTTCGGCGCCGGACTCTTCGAACCCCGCCAGGCGCGCCACGTCCGCGGCTGCCATGTGCACGGCGTTGCGCGCGCCGTCGCGCGCCGCGTGCGCGGCATGTCCCGCCACCCCGCGCGCCGAGCCCTTCAGCACCAGCAGGCCCTTCTGCGCCAGCACCGGGCGGCAACCGGTGGGCTCGCCCACCACCGCCGCATCCGGCCGCGGCAGGCGCGCCATCACGTTCTCGATGCCCTGGCCGCCGGTCTCCTCCTGCGCGGTGAACGCCACCCACAGCGTGCCCGGCGCGCCTTCGTCGGCGTACCTGGTGCGCAGGATCAGCGCGGCCTCCAGCAGCGCGGTGACACAGCCCTTGGCGTCGTTGGCGCCCAGCCCGTACAGGCGGTCGCCGACGCGGGTCATGCGGTTGGGCTCCCGCGTCCAGCCCCCGCAGGCGGGCACGGTGTCCAGGTGCGAGTTGAACAGCAGCGTGGGGCCGGGGGCCTCGAACGCGCGGAAGAACAGGTTGTCGCCGGCGCGCTGCACCTCGAAGCCCATACCACCCAGTTCCAGGCCCAGCAGGTCCGCAACGGCGGCTTCCGCCCCGGAGACGCTGGGCGTGCCGACCAGGCGAGCCAGGCGTTCGATCACTTCGCCCCCACCGGCACGTCCGCGCCGATCCACGCTTCGCCGGATCCGTCGGCGTCCTCGCGCCGGCGCACGATCAGCGTGCCGCAGCCTTCGTTGGTGAAGATCTCTCGCAGCAGCGCGTTGGGCTTGAGCCCGTCCACCAGGTGCACCCGATCCACGCCCTTGAGCAGCGCGTTACGGCACGCCTCCAGCTTGGGCAGCATGCCGCCGCCGACGGCGCCCGAGTCCGCCATCTCGCGGCAGGCCTCGAGGTCCAGGCAACTGATCACGCTCGAGGGCTGCGCCACGTCGCGCAACAGCCCCGGCACGGTGGTCAGCAGCACCAGCTTGGCGGCACCCAGCGCCGCGGCCAGCGCCGCGGCCAGCGTGTCGGCGTTCACGTTGTACAGGTGGCCCTCGTCATCGCCCGCGAGCGAGGTCACCACCGGCACGTGCCCGGCCTCCATGAGGTCGCGCAGCACCCCGGGGTGCACCTCGGCGATATCGCCCACGTGCCCGAAGTCGGTGGTGACCGGCGGCCCGCCGGCCTCGCGCACCGCCAGCGGCGGCCGCTTCACCGCCGAGGTCAGCCGCGCGTCCAGCCCCGAGAGGCCCACCGCGGACAGCCCGTGCCGGCGCAGCGCGCCCAGCAGCGCGTTGCGCACCGGGCCGGAGAAGGCCATGCTCACCACTTCCAGCGTGGCGTCGTCGGTGACGCGCCGGCCCGCCACGCGCTTCTGCGGCACGCCCAACCGCTCGCCCAGCCGGTCGGCCTGCGCGCCGCCGCCGTGCACCAGCACCAGGCGGATGCCCAGCGCGTCGAGCAGGGCGAGCTGCGCGGCCACCGCGTCCGTGGCGCCGGCGTCGTCCAGCACCGCGCCGGACAGTTTCACCACGAAGGTCGAGCCCCGGAAGTGCTTCACGAACGGAGCCGCCGCCTCCAGGCTAATTCCGCTTTCCAGAGTCATTTACGGGCTCCCCCTTGAGCAATGTCAGAAGCACGGCCATGAACACCCACATGCGGTTCTCGGCCTCGTCCACCACCCGGGAGCGCGGTCCATCGAGAACCGCGGCGTCAATCACCACATCCCGGCGCACCGGCAGGCAGTGCAGCACCGGCGCCTGCGACGCGGCCAGCCGGGCCTCGCTCACGCGCCATCCCGCCAGCCGCGCGAAATCGGCGGCCTGTTCCTCGGCCCGGCCGTACATGTCGCGCCGGCCCCAGCTCTTCACGTACAGGATGTCGGTGCCCCCCAGCGCTGCGGGGTCGTGCGAGATCTCGAAGCGCGACCCGCGGCGGGCGCACTCGGTCCGGGCCGCCTCCACGTACTTCGCGCCCAGCTCGTAGCCTTCCGGGTGCAGCAGTCGCACGTTCATCCCCGCCCACGCCGCCCCCAGCAGCGCCGAGTGCGGCACAGCCATGGGCGTGGGTTTCGCCTGCGGCGCCCAGGTCACGGTCAGGGTGCGCCCGGCGGTGGCGCCCAGCAGCTCGCGCGCGGTCATGATGCCCGCCAGCGCCTGGCAGGGATGTTCCGCAGCCGATTCCAGGTTGATCACCGGCACCGTCGCGTGCGCGGCGAAGGCGCGGATCATGGAGTCCTGCGCGTCTTCGTCGGCGTCGCGCATGCCCGCGAAGCAGCGCACCCCCAGAGCTTCCGCGTAGCGCGAGAGCACCGGCACGCCTTCGCGCACGTGCTCCGAGGCCTTGCCGTCCATGCGCACCCCGTCGCGCCACTCCAGGTCCCAGGTGCCCTGCCCCACGTGCAGCGGGATGGCGCTGCCCCCCAGGCGCTGCATGGCCGCCTGCGAGGAGAACAGCGTGCGCAGCGAGGGATTGAAGAACACCAGGCCCAGCACGCGATCTTGAAGTGCCCGGGAGTAGGACGGGCGCGCCGCCTCACCGCCGGGAACGCCGCGGTGCGCCGCCACATCCAGGCCCTCGGCCTTGAGCTCCTGCGCCAGGTCAATCATCGCGTCAATCTCCGCGGGCGACCAGTCCAGGTGGCTCACGAAGTGGCGCACGCGCGTGGCTCCCTCGGCGGCGGCCAGCACCGGGGCGCTCACGCGTTCCCCCACTCGAGCAGCGCCTCGCGCAACAGGTCCACGTGCTCCTCGCCGGCGATCAACGGCGGCAGCAGCCGCACCACGTGAGGGTCGGCGCTGGTCCCCGTCAGCACCCCCCGCTGCAGCAGGAAGGCCACCACTTCCCGGGCGGGACCACGCGTGGCCAGGCCGGTCAGCCAGCCCACCCCGTGCACGCCGCTCACCGGCCCCACGATCAGGCGCTCCCGCGCGTAGGCGGAGACCCGCCGCACGCGCGAGTGCAGGTCCTGGTTGGCGATCTCGCTCAACACGGTCGTGACCGCGACGCACGCCAGCGGCCCGCCCCCGAACGTGGAGCCCAGGTCGCCCTCCTTCACCCCCGCGCCCATTTCCGTGGACAGCAGCAGCGCTCCCACCGGCACGCCCCCGCCGAGGCCCTTGGCCGTGGTCACCAGGTCGGGCGTCACGCCGGACTGCCCCGCCGCGAAGGCCGCGCCCAGCCGGCCCATGCCGGTCTGCACTTCGTCGTAGATGAGCACGATCCCCAGCCGCCGGGTGCGCTCGCGCAGCGCCCCCAGCCACGCCGGCTCCAGCACCACCACGCCGGCCATACTCTGCACCGGCTCCACGATCACCGCGGCCACCGTGTCGTCCAGCCGGTCCAGGTCCTCGAACCGGTTCGGGCGCAGCCGCATGCACGGCGCCAGCAGCGGCTCCAGGCCGGCGCGGTAGCCGGCACCGTCGGTGGCCGACAGCGCCAGCAGCGTGCGACCGTGGAAGGCCCCGGTGAGCGCCGCGACGCGCGTGCGCCCGGTGGACTGGATCGCCACCTTCAGCGCGGCCTCGTTGGCCTCCGCGCCGGAGTTGCAGAAGAACACTTGCGTGAAGGGCGGGCCGGCGTACTCCGCCAGCGCGCGCGCCGCGGTTTCGCGGACCGGGATGCGCGCCACGTTGGAGTAGAACAGGAACTCCCGCGCCTGCCCGGCCAGGGCGTCCGCCAGCGCCTTCGGCGAATGCCCCAGCGAGGCCACCGCGTGGCCGCCGTAGAAGTCCAGGTAGCGCCGCCCCGAGGTGTCCCACACCCACATGCCCTCGCCCTGCGCGAGTTCGAAGGGGTAGGTCTTGTACGTCGGCAGCAGCGCCGACGCCGGGGGTGCGGCAGCGCCGGCTGCGGAGTTCGCTGCCGCGCCAGTGGGAGCCGCGCCGCCCGCCGCGGAGCTTGCGGCCGCGCCTGCGGAAGCCGGGCCGCCCGGCGTGTTTGTCGTCTCCGGCATCACGCCGGCGCTCGTCGTCTTCATGCGCTCCTCGCCGGGCCCGGTGTTCAAACCGGCCCAAGCGCCGGGGACAGCAGCCCGGTGGTCTCCGGGTAGCCCGCCAGCAGGTTCATGTTCTGGACGGCCTGCGCGGCCATCCCCTTGCCCAGGTTATCCAGCGCCGCGCACACCACCACGTGATCGCCGCGCACCGTCATGGACAGATCGCAGAAGGCGGTCCCGGCCACGTCGAGCACGCGGGGCGAATCGTCCCGCACCCGCACCAGCGGCTCGTCGCGGTAGAACTCCCGCAGGAAGTCCGGCGCCGGCAGCCCCGACGCGAATGACTCCCGCGGCGCGTGCACGGTGACGAAGATCCCCCGCACGAACGGCGCGCTGTGCGCCACGAAACTGAGCCGCAGGCCCGCGTCCGCGAACTGCGCCTGGACCTCCGCCACGTGCGCGTGGCCCTCGAGCCGGTAGGCGCGGTAGTCGGAGTGGCGCCGGGGGTGATGCGTGGTCTCGGACGGCAGCGCCCCGGAGCCCGAGGAGCCCGTGGCGCCGTCGGCGGCGACGAAACCGCGCAGGCCCGTGGCCACCAACGGTGCGATGGCCAGCTGCAGCGCGGTGGCGAAGCAGCCCGGGTTGGCCACCAGCCGCGCGCCTTCCAGCGCGGCACGGTTGAGCTCCACCAGGCCGTAGCGCGCCAGCGGAAACAGCGCCTCCCTCGCCCCCGAGGCGTGGGGTCCACCCGGACGCAGGTCCGGGCCCAGGTCAATCACGCTGAGTCCGTCCGGCCAATCAGCGGCGAGGTCAATCACGGCGTCCGCAACGGCCGGGCCACCCGGGGCGGTTGTCACGCGGGGATCCGCCGCCGCGACCACCGCCGCGCCGGAAGCCGCCGCCGCGCGTTGCGCCGCCTTGCGCGCGGCCGCCCAACCCAGGACCGAGCCCAGGGCCTTTGCCCCCTCGCCCGCCGGCAGCGCCGAGACCAGGAACGCGGGCCCGTCCGCCAGCAATCCCGCGAGGTCCGGCTCCGCGCCGAATGTGAGCTGGGTGAGCCCCAGCAGGCCCCGGTGCACCTCGTGCACCGCCCGGCCGGCGTGATGGCGCGAGGCGATCTGCGTCACCTCGAAGCCGGGGTGCGCGCCCAGGAGGCGCAGCAGCTCGCCGCCGCCGTAGCCGGACCCGCCCAGGATGGCCACCGGGACGCGGCGCAC
The DNA window shown above is from Candidatus Eisenbacteria bacterium and carries:
- the preA gene encoding NAD-dependent dihydropyrimidine dehydrogenase subunit PreA encodes the protein MADLSISFAGIKSPNPFWLASAPPTNSGEQVMRAFDLGWGGVVWKTLGNPIVNTSSRFGALQIDGVRMAGFNNIELITDRPLDVNFREIREVKRRYPDRALLVSLMVESKADWRDIIRRTEDTGCDGIELNFGCPHGMCERGMGSAVGAEPEVLKVVAGWALEYAHLPVLIKLSPNVTDILEPAVAAVGTGVHGLSLINTLKGLMGVDLDRFVPTPVVGGRSTDGGYCGPAVKPIAQFMVASLARDPRITLPISGIGGIATWRDAAEFIALGATSVQVCTAVMHYGYRIVEDMADGLNTYLDSKGMKSVSELRGKAIPAFGEWGDLDLNYKVVAEVNAEACIGCKLCMVACRDSAVSCIHHSDETPAPDHLAPTRPAAVAAAKRKNNHVVWVDETECIGCNLCAHVCPVPGCITMKDVTGGAPVESWNDRLARGTAHVPGGLQDLAGGGGK
- a CDS encoding argininosuccinate lyase, which translates into the protein MAVNLWDKGVAMDPRVRAFTVGEDVAMDRVLLPWDLAGSAAHAKMLASIGALAGSEAASLVRELRAMRDAHAAGQFTVADSDEDCHTAIENRLTEKLGPLGGKIHLGRSRNDQVVLALRLWMRDAALELCGSLGEYARAQLEFAERHAGLPLPGHTHLQAAMPSSWALWAQAWVEAALESMRALRHLYSELNRCPLGAAAGFGSPVATDRAFVSHALGFDAPQRSVVDVIHSRARLEGRLLHEIAVVGASVEKFACDASLYLTREFGYLRLDPAFQTGSSIMPQKQNPDVVELLRARAARLRARQEEHAWVAAKLPSNYHRDYQLLKEPLLRGLGEALEVLEMAALLPAHVEPVEERLRAALTPDLDAAREASERALAGTPFREAYRETAAHGVIGAAGAASAGPGTSRGLPEHVRTAAAAELRVAAVECAALEAWIRGTRGHFREALERVFE
- a CDS encoding M20/M25/M40 family metallo-hydrolase is translated as MGFEVQRAGDNLFFRAFEAPGPTLLFNSHLDTVPACGGWTREPNRMTRVGDRLYGLGANDAKGCVTALLEAALILRTRYADEGAPGTLWVAFTAQEETGGQGIENVMARLPRPDAAVVGEPTGCRPVLAQKGLLVLKGSARGVAGHAAHAARDGARNAVHMAAADVARLAGFEESGAEVLGTPHPMLGPVTVQVTMISGGHARNAVPDSCDFWVDVRTNPGTDPRALAARIGEGLQSEITVHSARLRAMETPPASAVARAAVEATGCPAEGSRTTSDWVHLGDVPTVKIGPGETSRSHRADEFVTGAELQRGAQVYAGLARRYFAAARKEHPSWQ
- the argB gene encoding acetylglutamate kinase, which translates into the protein MTLESGISLEAAAPFVKHFRGSTFVVKLSGAVLDDAGATDAVAAQLALLDALGIRLVLVHGGGAQADRLGERLGVPQKRVAGRRVTDDATLEVVSMAFSGPVRNALLGALRRHGLSAVGLSGLDARLTSAVKRPPLAVREAGGPPVTTDFGHVGDIAEVHPGVLRDLMEAGHVPVVTSLAGDDEGHLYNVNADTLAAALAAALGAAKLVLLTTVPGLLRDVAQPSSVISCLDLEACREMADSGAVGGGMLPKLEACRNALLKGVDRVHLVDGLKPNALLREIFTNEGCGTLIVRRREDADGSGEAWIGADVPVGAK
- a CDS encoding N-acetylornithine carbamoyltransferase yields the protein MSAPVLAAAEGATRVRHFVSHLDWSPAEIDAMIDLAQELKAEGLDVAAHRGVPGGEAARPSYSRALQDRVLGLVFFNPSLRTLFSSQAAMQRLGGSAIPLHVGQGTWDLEWRDGVRMDGKASEHVREGVPVLSRYAEALGVRCFAGMRDADEDAQDSMIRAFAAHATVPVINLESAAEHPCQALAGIMTARELLGATAGRTLTVTWAPQAKPTPMAVPHSALLGAAWAGMNVRLLHPEGYELGAKYVEAARTECARRGSRFEISHDPAALGGTDILYVKSWGRRDMYGRAEEQAADFARLAGWRVSEARLAASQAPVLHCLPVRRDVVIDAAVLDGPRSRVVDEAENRMWVFMAVLLTLLKGEPVNDSGKRN
- a CDS encoding aspartate aminotransferase family protein; the encoded protein is MKTTSAGVMPETTNTPGGPASAGAAASSAAGGAAPTGAAANSAAGAAAPPASALLPTYKTYPFELAQGEGMWVWDTSGRRYLDFYGGHAVASLGHSPKALADALAGQAREFLFYSNVARIPVRETAARALAEYAGPPFTQVFFCNSGAEANEAALKVAIQSTGRTRVAALTGAFHGRTLLALSATDGAGYRAGLEPLLAPCMRLRPNRFEDLDRLDDTVAAVIVEPVQSMAGVVVLEPAWLGALRERTRRLGIVLIYDEVQTGMGRLGAAFAAGQSGVTPDLVTTAKGLGGGVPVGALLLSTEMGAGVKEGDLGSTFGGGPLACVAVTTVLSEIANQDLHSRVRRVSAYARERLIVGPVSGVHGVGWLTGLATRGPAREVVAFLLQRGVLTGTSADPHVVRLLPPLIAGEEHVDLLREALLEWGNA
- a CDS encoding N-acetyl-gamma-glutamyl-phosphate reductase, which produces MSGFDRRLAWSGAGGGGAVRVVRRVPVAILGGSGYGGGELLRLLGAHPGFEVTQIASRHHAGRAVHEVHRGLLGLTQLTFGAEPDLAGLLADGPAFLVSALPAGEGAKALGSVLGWAAARKAAQRAAAASGAAVVAAADPRVTTAPGGPAVADAVIDLAADWPDGLSVIDLGPDLRPGGPHASGAREALFPLARYGLVELNRAALEGARLVANPGCFATALQLAIAPLVATGLRGFVAADGATGSSGSGALPSETTHHPRRHSDYRAYRLEGHAHVAEVQAQFADAGLRLSFVAHSAPFVRGIFVTVHAPRESFASGLPAPDFLREFYRDEPLVRVRDDSPRVLDVAGTAFCDLSMTVRGDHVVVCAALDNLGKGMAAQAVQNMNLLAGYPETTGLLSPALGPV